The DNA window CGAGGCGCTCGTGGGCGACGCCCGGGATCTGCCGGTCCCGGACCGCTCGGCGGATGCGGTGCTCCTGTTCGGTCCGCTCTATCACCTGGTGAGCGTGGAGGACCGACGGGCGGCGCTCGACGAGGCCCGTCGTGCCCTGCGCCCCGGCGGCCTCGTCTTCGCCCAGGGCATCTCGCGCCTGACCGCTTTCGTGGACACCACGGTGGCCGGTGGGTACGACGCGCTGGAGCCGCCGGACCTCGAGATCCTGCGCACCGGCGAATGGACCTCCGCCGGGGAGGGCTTCCCCGGCGGGCACTTCCATACCGCCGCCGAGCTGCGCGAGGAGGTCGAGCGCTCAGGGTTCGAGGAGGTCGAGGTCCACGGCCTCGAGGGCCCGAACGTCGGGGCGCTCGAAGCGCTCGCGGCCGGAGACGAGCTGGTGCGGCTCGGGCTCGAACTCGTCGAGACCCTCGAGCAGCAGCTGGGAGCCGCCGGGCACAGCCCGGAGCTGCTGGCCGACTACAGCCCCCACATGATGGCCGTCGGCAGGGCGCCCCGCCGCTAGGCCCCGCGTCGCGGGATCACCAGGGCAGCACGTCCGGCACCGGCTCCGCGCCGAGCACGTGCTGGTCGCAGAAGGCGAGCACCGCCTGGTTCCAGGCCAGGGCGTTGGACGGCGTGAGCACCCAGTGGTTCTCGCTGGTGAGCTGCAGGAAGCGGTGCGGCATGTCCTCCGGCTCGCCCTGCCAGGAGGAGACCAGGTCCCACCACAGCCGCAGCGCCTCGCTGACCGGCACCCGGTAGTCGCGGTTGCCATGGGTGACCAGCATCGGCGTGGTGATCGCGTCGACCTCGTGGTGCGGGGAGAAGGCCCGGTACCAGTCCGGGTCCTCGTCCTCGTGGCGGTGCACGCGCATCTTCGAGGCGGCGGCGTCGGTGGTGCGGTGCTGCTGCGGCAGCGCCCACAGCCCGGCGTGCGTGACGATCGCGTCGAAGCGATCAGATCGGCCCGCGATCCAGTTGGTCATGAAGCCGCCGAAGGAGGCGCCCAGCAGCGCGGTGCGCGTGGCATCGAGCTCGGGGCGCTCCAGCTCCTGGTCCAGCAGCGTCTCGCACTCGCGGAAGACCACATCGGGGCGGCGCGGCCAGCCCCGGTTCAGCCCGGCGTCGCCGTAGCCGGTGGACATCGCCGGGTCCGGCATCAGCACCGCGTAGCCGCGCTCGACGGCGAGCCACGGGCACCAGCGCCAGCTCCACGCGTTGTAGGAGCCGTGCGGCCCGCCATGGATCCACAGCATCACCGGTGCCGGCTCCGCGCTCGAGGCGGAGGCGGGCAGGCACAGCCAGCCGCCGACGGGGACGCCGTCGACCTCGGTCTCCACCCACTCCAGGGTGCCGGGCAGCGCGCCGACGGTCCCCGGGGCGGGCAGCTCCGTCAGGGCACCGTCGGCCGAGATCCGCACCGGACGGGCCGGGGTGCCCACATCGTTGCGCAGCGCGAGGACCGCGCCCTCGGGGCCGACGGCCAGGGAGGAGAAGACGCCGCCGTCGACCAGGGTGCGGGTCTCCCCGGTGGTCGCGTCCAGCAGGAGGATCGCGCCGGAGGAGTGCAGGTCGCCGCCGACCAGCAGGGTGGAGGAGTCCACCCATTCCGCCTCGCCCAGGGTGAGGTCGCCGAGCTCGGCGACCACCGGTGCGCCGCCGTCCAGCGGGTGGATCTCCAGGCGGCTGTAGCTGGTGTCGCTCGGGGTGGAGAGCGTCGAGCGCACCAGGGCGAGGTGCGTTCCGTCGGGGGAGAAGGACGGGCTGCCGTGCTGTGCCTCGTCATCGGCCTCGAGGAAGGTGGTGCGCGCGCCGGTGGCGGTGTCGAGGAGCACCACGTCGGTGCGGGTCTCGCCGCCGCGCACCCGGCGGGTCCACGAGGTCGCGACGGTGGTGCCGTCGGGGGAGAGGTCCGCGGAGGCGGCATGCAGCGGCACGGTGCCCACTCCGGGCGTGAGGTCGGTGAGCTCGCCGTCCGGGGTGACCAGCACCAGGTGGCGCTCCGCGTCGCCGAGCTCATGGTCCCAGAGCCGGATCGGCATGCCGGTGTGCCAGATGGTGGTCTGCTTCGCGTCCTTGCGGGCGGTGCGGCGCTCGGCGTCGTCCTCGAGGGTGCCGCCGGGCAGCACCTCGGTGGCGGCCAGGAGCGTGCCGTCCTCGGCGACGCCGAGCAGGCTGA is part of the Brachybacterium ginsengisoli genome and encodes:
- a CDS encoding prolyl oligopeptidase family serine peptidase, producing the protein MTSDDATTAPTPSTSFTDFTDFTDIDGFLRIPRLASVATSREGRVVAAIQEADGPGAKLLSSLWELDPAGEKSARRLTRSEKGESGPRFTPEGSLLFSSSRPDPEGGSVEDRSAIWRLPAAGEAELVAAAPGGLSLLGVAEDGTLLAATEVLPGGTLEDDAERRTARKDAKQTTIWHTGMPIRLWDHELGDAERHLVLVTPDGELTDLTPGVGTVPLHAASADLSPDGTTVATSWTRRVRGGETRTDVVLLDTATGARTTFLEADDEAQHGSPSFSPDGTHLALVRSTLSTPSDTSYSRLEIHPLDGGAPVVAELGDLTLGEAEWVDSSTLLVGGDLHSSGAILLLDATTGETRTLVDGGVFSSLAVGPEGAVLALRNDVGTPARPVRISADGALTELPAPGTVGALPGTLEWVETEVDGVPVGGWLCLPASASSAEPAPVMLWIHGGPHGSYNAWSWRWCPWLAVERGYAVLMPDPAMSTGYGDAGLNRGWPRRPDVVFRECETLLDQELERPELDATRTALLGASFGGFMTNWIAGRSDRFDAIVTHAGLWALPQQHRTTDAAASKMRVHRHEDEDPDWYRAFSPHHEVDAITTPMLVTHGNRDYRVPVSEALRLWWDLVSSWQGEPEDMPHRFLQLTSENHWVLTPSNALAWNQAVLAFCDQHVLGAEPVPDVLPW
- a CDS encoding class I SAM-dependent methyltransferase, whose product is MSTQPDHDANIQAYYSLGHEDARLTTRSVGGRLEYERVRRIVSAHLAPGTRVLDVGGGTGVHSRWLAEAGHEVTLLDPVASQVEVAAGHGGFEALVGDARDLPVPDRSADAVLLFGPLYHLVSVEDRRAALDEARRALRPGGLVFAQGISRLTAFVDTTVAGGYDALEPPDLEILRTGEWTSAGEGFPGGHFHTAAELREEVERSGFEEVEVHGLEGPNVGALEALAAGDELVRLGLELVETLEQQLGAAGHSPELLADYSPHMMAVGRAPRR